In the genome of Bacillus marinisedimentorum, one region contains:
- the rsmA gene encoding 16S rRNA (adenine(1518)-N(6)/adenine(1519)-N(6))-dimethyltransferase RsmA codes for MTKDIATPIRTKEILEKFGFSFKKSLGQNFLIDPNVLKKIVSQSGLSKTSGAIEIGPGIGALTEQLARTAGKVVAFEIDQRLLPILDETLAPYDNATVIHKDVLKADVRQVIEKEFADFEDIWVVANLPYYVTTPILMKLLEEDLPIKGIVVMIQKEVADRIAASPGTKDYGSLSIAVQYYTEAETTVTVPKTVFIPQPNVDSAVIRLTKRAQPPVDVKDESLFFSVVRSSFAQRRKTILNNLGHNLSDLFDKQAVAESLEAAGIDPKRRGETLSIEEYGRLSNVLYEKMQ; via the coding sequence ATGACTAAAGATATCGCGACACCGATACGGACAAAAGAAATCCTGGAAAAGTTCGGCTTTTCATTCAAAAAGAGTCTCGGACAAAATTTCCTGATCGATCCGAATGTCCTCAAGAAAATTGTCAGCCAGTCGGGATTGTCAAAAACAAGCGGGGCAATTGAAATCGGTCCGGGCATCGGTGCGCTCACTGAGCAGCTGGCCAGGACGGCAGGAAAAGTGGTGGCGTTCGAAATCGACCAGCGGCTGCTGCCTATCCTTGATGAAACGCTTGCCCCTTATGATAATGCAACGGTCATCCATAAAGATGTCCTGAAAGCGGACGTGCGGCAAGTCATTGAAAAGGAATTTGCGGACTTTGAAGATATCTGGGTTGTCGCCAATCTGCCGTACTATGTCACAACCCCGATTTTGATGAAATTGCTTGAAGAAGATTTGCCGATCAAAGGGATTGTCGTGATGATCCAGAAGGAAGTGGCAGACCGGATAGCGGCCAGCCCTGGCACGAAGGATTACGGATCGCTGTCGATTGCGGTTCAATACTATACAGAAGCGGAAACAACTGTGACAGTGCCGAAAACCGTTTTTATCCCGCAGCCTAACGTTGATTCTGCCGTTATACGGCTGACGAAACGGGCACAGCCTCCGGTTGATGTGAAGGATGAGTCCCTGTTTTTCTCAGTTGTAAGGTCGTCCTTTGCCCAGCGCCGTAAAACGATTCTGAACAACCTGGGACACAACCTCTCAGATCTCTTTGACAAACAGGCAGTTGCCGAAAGCCTGGAAGCCGCGGGAATCGACCCCAAAAGGCGCGGCGAAACGCTGTCGATAGAGGAATACGGGCGGTTGAGCAACGTATTATATGAAAAAATGCAGTAG
- the yabG gene encoding sporulation peptidase YabG, whose product MLIQVGDIVGRKSYGCDLLFRVIEVLEKDEEKIAILAGEEVRLEADAPIDDLVTISDDELKKRQKEAREREDTSLRLFRQDHHTLREKSEYFATAGYNSDSRNYFQLPGRVLHLDGDALYLKKCMELYRKLNVPVYSVYIDEKEMPEKIEGLMDKVRPDILVITGHDAYLPAKGSPDELKAYRHSRQFAQTVKAARRKVPHLDQLVIFAGACQSHFESLIRAGANFASSPSRVNIHALDPVYVVAKLSYTPFMDRINVWDVLRNTLTGEKGLGGIETRGLLRTGMPYKQPQESEAEAESEA is encoded by the coding sequence ATGCTTATACAAGTCGGAGATATTGTCGGCAGAAAATCTTACGGCTGCGATTTGTTATTCCGCGTCATTGAAGTTCTAGAAAAGGATGAAGAAAAAATTGCAATTTTAGCCGGGGAAGAAGTCAGGCTGGAAGCAGATGCGCCGATTGACGACCTGGTCACCATCTCAGACGATGAATTGAAAAAGCGCCAGAAAGAAGCGAGAGAACGGGAGGATACGTCGCTCCGCCTGTTCCGCCAGGATCACCATACACTGAGGGAAAAAAGCGAGTATTTCGCAACAGCGGGTTATAACAGTGACAGCAGAAACTATTTTCAACTGCCGGGGCGTGTCCTGCACCTTGATGGGGACGCCCTTTACTTAAAAAAATGTATGGAATTGTACAGGAAATTGAATGTTCCTGTTTACAGCGTCTATATTGATGAAAAAGAAATGCCGGAGAAAATAGAGGGCTTGATGGATAAAGTGCGGCCGGATATCCTTGTCATCACCGGTCATGATGCATATTTGCCGGCCAAGGGTTCACCGGACGAGTTAAAAGCTTACCGCCATTCAAGGCAATTTGCCCAGACGGTGAAGGCAGCCAGGCGAAAAGTTCCCCATCTTGACCAGCTTGTCATTTTTGCCGGTGCCTGTCAGTCCCACTTTGAATCACTAATCAGGGCGGGGGCTAATTTTGCCAGTTCTCCGTCCCGCGTGAATATACATGCGCTTGATCCTGTATATGTCGTCGCCAAACTGAGCTATACCCCTTTTATGGACCGTATCAACGTGTGGGATGTCCTCCGCAACACCTTGACAGGCGAAAAGGGACTTGGCGGCATTGAAACACGGGGACTGCTCCGGACCGGCATGCCCTACAAACAGCCGCAGGAATCGGAAGCCGAAGCGGAATCGGAAGCTTGA
- the veg gene encoding biofilm formation stimulator Veg: MGKNIAEIKSSLDQNLGKRLTLKANGGRRKTIERSGVLAETYPAVFIVELDQSQNAFERVSYSYADVLTETVELRFQ; encoded by the coding sequence TTGGGTAAAAATATTGCTGAAATCAAAAGTTCGTTGGATCAGAATTTGGGCAAGCGATTAACGTTAAAAGCGAATGGCGGGCGCCGTAAAACCATTGAACGTTCAGGAGTTTTAGCTGAGACATACCCGGCAGTTTTCATCGTTGAGCTTGACCAAAGTCAAAATGCATTTGAACGTGTTTCATACAGTTATGCAGATGTATTAACTGAGACTGTGGAATTGAGATTTCAATAA
- a CDS encoding small, acid-soluble spore protein, alpha/beta type gives MGRRRGMMSDRFKEELARDLGFYETVQQDGWGGIRSRDAGNMVKRAVEIAQAQLADQQRHQ, from the coding sequence ATGGGCAGACGCAGAGGAATGATGTCAGACCGATTCAAAGAGGAACTAGCCAGAGATCTTGGGTTTTACGAAACGGTCCAGCAGGACGGCTGGGGAGGCATCCGCTCGAGGGATGCAGGCAACATGGTGAAACGTGCCGTTGAAATCGCCCAGGCGCAGCTTGCGGACCAGCAGCGGCACCAGTAA
- the ispE gene encoding 4-(cytidine 5'-diphospho)-2-C-methyl-D-erythritol kinase — protein MNTIEVKAPAKINLALDVLHKRDDGYHEVRMVMTTVDLADRLELKLLDEDIITVSSQNRFVPSDERNLAYQAAELLKERYGVTKGVQIMIEKNIPVAAGLAGGSSDAAAALRGLNKLWNLQLSLDELARLGAEIGSDVSFCVYGGTALAEGRGEKITDLPAPPPFWVVLAKPQKGVSTADVYGKLKLEGVDHPDIDAMIAAINDKDFRGICANVGNVLETVTLSLHPEVKQIKDRMVLTGADAVLMSGSGPTVFALIHHETKVQRVYNSLRGFCEQVYAVRLIGERTSLE, from the coding sequence ATGAATACGATAGAAGTTAAAGCGCCGGCAAAGATCAACCTTGCCCTTGATGTATTACATAAACGTGATGACGGTTACCATGAAGTACGAATGGTCATGACGACGGTTGACCTGGCTGACAGGCTGGAGCTCAAGCTGCTCGATGAAGATATAATCACGGTTTCATCGCAAAACAGGTTCGTTCCGAGTGATGAACGGAACCTGGCTTATCAGGCAGCCGAATTGCTTAAAGAGCGCTATGGCGTTACCAAAGGCGTCCAGATCATGATTGAAAAGAACATACCGGTGGCAGCCGGCCTTGCCGGGGGGAGCAGTGATGCCGCAGCGGCATTGAGAGGGCTGAACAAGCTCTGGAATTTGCAGCTGAGTCTTGATGAATTGGCCCGGCTTGGGGCTGAAATCGGCTCAGACGTTTCGTTTTGCGTATATGGAGGGACGGCACTGGCAGAAGGACGCGGTGAAAAGATCACTGATCTTCCGGCTCCACCGCCATTCTGGGTGGTGCTCGCCAAACCTCAAAAAGGGGTCTCGACAGCCGACGTATACGGCAAGCTTAAGCTGGAGGGTGTCGATCATCCTGATATTGATGCAATGATCGCAGCAATCAACGACAAGGACTTCAGGGGAATTTGCGCCAACGTCGGCAATGTCCTCGAAACGGTTACGCTGAGTCTGCATCCAGAAGTCAAGCAAATAAAAGACAGGATGGTGCTTACTGGAGCTGATGCTGTTTTAATGAGCGGCAGCGGGCCTACCGTGTTTGCACTTATCCATCATGAAACGAAAGTACAGCGTGTTTACAACAGTCTGCGGGGTTTTTGTGAACAGGTATATGCTGTCCGGCTAATCGGAGAACGAACTTCTCTTGAATAA
- the purR gene encoding pur operon repressor, translated as MKTKRSGRLVDMTRYLLENPHTLVPLTYFAERYNAAKSSISEDLTIVKSVFEEQGTGKLNTTAGAAGGVMFVPSVSPGEAKATIAELVDRIADPARLLPGGYLYLTDILGHPRTVNEIGRLFAAVFADRKIDVVMTVATKGIPLAYAVADHMNVPVVIVRRDSKVTEGSTVSINYVSGSTGRIQTMVLAKRSLKNGSRVLIIDDFMKAGGTINGMVNLLQEFEAEVAGIGVLVEAEDVVERLVDEYISLVQLAGVDVKQQKINAEEGNYFRFLESAIQEGKGDEV; from the coding sequence ATGAAAACAAAACGGAGCGGCAGACTTGTTGACATGACGAGATACTTACTCGAGAACCCGCACACTCTTGTGCCATTAACCTATTTTGCAGAGCGGTATAATGCGGCAAAATCATCTATCAGTGAAGATTTGACAATTGTTAAATCTGTATTTGAAGAACAGGGCACGGGCAAACTGAATACGACTGCCGGGGCGGCAGGAGGTGTAATGTTTGTTCCATCTGTTTCCCCCGGTGAGGCAAAGGCAACAATCGCCGAACTGGTTGATCGGATTGCCGATCCTGCAAGACTGCTTCCAGGCGGTTATTTGTACCTGACTGATATTCTTGGGCACCCGCGCACCGTGAACGAAATCGGGCGGCTGTTTGCAGCTGTGTTTGCTGACCGAAAAATTGATGTTGTCATGACCGTTGCCACAAAAGGGATCCCGCTAGCATATGCCGTAGCCGATCACATGAATGTTCCGGTTGTCATCGTCAGAAGAGACAGCAAAGTGACGGAAGGGTCAACGGTCAGTATCAATTATGTGTCCGGTTCAACCGGACGTATCCAGACAATGGTGCTTGCCAAACGGAGCCTGAAAAACGGTTCAAGAGTCCTGATCATCGATGACTTCATGAAAGCGGGCGGCACCATTAACGGAATGGTGAATCTGCTCCAGGAATTTGAAGCTGAGGTGGCTGGAATCGGTGTTTTGGTCGAAGCTGAAGATGTAGTGGAGCGGCTTGTCGATGAGTATATCTCCCTTGTCCAGTTAGCCGGGGTAGATGTAAAACAGCAAAAAATCAACGCTGAGGAAGGAAATTACTTCCGCTTTCTCGAATCTGCAATTCAGGAAGGAAAGGGTGATGAGGTATGA
- a CDS encoding RidA family protein yields the protein MKIVETAAAPQAIGPYSQGVIVNNMLYSSGQIGLTPEGTMAGDTVEEQARQVFANLDAILEEAGSDRENIVKVTVYIKNMDDFPLVNEIYGQFFNEHLPARSTVEVSALPKNALVEMDIIALVK from the coding sequence ATGAAAATCGTGGAAACTGCAGCTGCACCGCAAGCCATCGGCCCTTATTCGCAGGGCGTCATTGTGAATAACATGCTCTACAGCTCCGGTCAAATCGGCCTGACTCCAGAAGGAACCATGGCAGGTGATACGGTAGAGGAGCAGGCGCGCCAGGTGTTCGCAAATTTGGATGCTATTCTCGAAGAAGCCGGTTCGGATCGGGAAAACATCGTAAAAGTGACCGTCTATATTAAAAACATGGATGATTTTCCGCTCGTCAATGAGATTTACGGACAGTTTTTCAATGAGCATCTTCCGGCCCGTTCTACGGTGGAAGTCTCTGCACTGCCGAAAAATGCACTTGTCGAGATGGACATCATCGCCCTGGTAAAGTAA
- the spoVG gene encoding septation regulator SpoVG, which translates to MEVTDVRLRRVNTEGRMRAIASITLDHEFVVHDIRVIDGNNGLFVAMPSKRTPDGEFRDIAHPINSNTRGKIQDAVLAEYHRAGEEEVEYEEAGAS; encoded by the coding sequence GTGGAAGTGACCGACGTGAGATTACGCCGCGTGAATACCGAAGGGAGAATGAGAGCAATTGCATCCATTACTCTCGATCATGAATTTGTCGTTCACGACATCAGGGTAATTGACGGCAATAACGGCCTTTTTGTGGCTATGCCGAGCAAGCGCACGCCGGATGGTGAATTCAGGGATATTGCCCATCCGATCAATTCGAATACCCGTGGAAAAATTCAAGATGCCGTATTGGCTGAGTATCACCGTGCAGGTGAGGAAGAAGTGGAATATGAAGAAGCCGGTGCATCTTAA
- the glmU gene encoding bifunctional UDP-N-acetylglucosamine diphosphorylase/glucosamine-1-phosphate N-acetyltransferase GlmU — protein MINRYAVILAAGQGTRMKSKLYKVLHPVCGKPMVEHVVDQVSKMDLEKIVTIIGHGAEKVQSQLGDRSEYALQEEQLGTAHAVMQAEPVLGGKDGVTLVVCGDTPLVTSETMEALLKRHEETGAKATILTAEPEDATGYGRIIRNSEGNVERIVEHKDASEEERNVKEINTGTYCFDNKVLFELLKEVDNDNVQGEYYLPDVVELLKKQDEVVTAYQTPDFDETLGVNDRVALSKAETIMKRRINEQHMRNGVTIIDPDNTYISPDAEIGRDTVLQPGTVINGKTTIGEDCVIGPNTEITSCSVGNETVIRQSAAYDSHIGNNVNIGPFAHIRPASDLGDYVKIGNFVEVKKASFGKGSKASHLSYIGDAEVGEDVNIGCGSITVNYDGKNKHLTVIEDGAFIGCNTNLVAPVTVGESAFVAAGSTITKDVPGKALSIARARQTNKEGYADRLK, from the coding sequence ATGATAAATCGATATGCTGTCATTCTGGCTGCCGGACAGGGTACAAGAATGAAGTCGAAATTGTACAAGGTGCTTCATCCCGTTTGCGGAAAGCCGATGGTTGAACATGTTGTTGACCAGGTATCAAAGATGGATCTTGAGAAAATCGTCACGATAATTGGCCACGGAGCGGAGAAAGTACAATCTCAGCTTGGCGACCGTTCTGAATATGCCCTTCAGGAAGAACAGCTGGGCACAGCGCATGCAGTGATGCAGGCTGAACCGGTTCTCGGGGGAAAAGATGGGGTAACCCTTGTTGTATGCGGTGATACACCGCTGGTAACTTCTGAAACGATGGAAGCGCTTTTAAAGCGCCATGAAGAAACAGGGGCAAAAGCGACCATTCTTACCGCTGAACCTGAAGATGCAACTGGATATGGACGCATTATCCGCAACAGTGAAGGAAATGTGGAGCGGATTGTTGAGCATAAGGATGCGTCGGAAGAAGAAAGAAATGTAAAAGAGATAAATACAGGTACGTATTGCTTTGACAATAAGGTGCTTTTCGAACTTCTGAAAGAAGTCGACAACGATAACGTCCAGGGTGAGTATTACTTGCCGGATGTCGTTGAATTGCTGAAAAAGCAAGATGAAGTCGTAACAGCTTACCAGACACCGGACTTTGATGAGACCCTCGGTGTAAATGACCGGGTTGCCCTTTCGAAAGCAGAAACAATCATGAAGAGGCGGATTAATGAGCAGCATATGAGAAATGGGGTCACGATTATTGATCCTGACAATACGTATATTTCCCCGGATGCGGAAATCGGCAGGGACACAGTTTTACAGCCGGGCACCGTCATTAATGGAAAGACAACGATAGGTGAAGATTGTGTCATTGGTCCGAACACCGAGATCACCTCATGTTCAGTTGGGAATGAAACGGTCATCCGCCAATCCGCCGCCTATGACAGCCATATAGGAAACAATGTGAATATCGGCCCGTTCGCACATATCCGGCCAGCTTCGGATCTTGGCGACTACGTGAAAATCGGAAACTTCGTCGAGGTGAAAAAAGCAAGCTTCGGCAAAGGCAGCAAAGCATCCCACTTAAGCTACATCGGGGATGCTGAAGTCGGGGAAGATGTCAATATCGGCTGCGGATCGATCACAGTTAACTATGACGGGAAGAACAAACATTTGACGGTTATTGAAGACGGGGCATTTATCGGCTGCAATACCAATCTTGTCGCCCCAGTCACGGTCGGCGAAAGTGCTTTTGTCGCTGCCGGTTCCACAATCACAAAAGACGTCCCGGGCAAGGCGCTGTCCATTGCCAGGGCAAGGCAAACGAATAAAGAAGGGTACGCTGACAGGCTGAAGTAA
- a CDS encoding ribose-phosphate diphosphokinase → MSNQYGDSNLKVFSLNSNPHLAEEIVNHIGVEMGKSTVKRFSDGEIQINIEESIRGCDVYVIQSTSSPVNEHIMELLIMIDALKRASAKSINVVIPYYGYARQDRKARAREPITAKLVANLLETAGATRVITLDLHAPQIQGFFDIPIDHLVGVPILSDFFKSKNFDDIVIVSPDHGGVTRARKMADRLKAPIAIIDKRRPRPNVAEVMNIVGNVEGRTAILIDDIIDTAGTITLAANALIENGAKDVYACCTHPVLSGPAIERIGNSNIKELVITNSIPLPENKRIDKITELSVAPLISEAIIRVHEEQSVSTLFD, encoded by the coding sequence ATGTCAAATCAATACGGTGATTCAAACTTAAAGGTGTTTTCGCTGAACTCCAATCCGCACCTTGCTGAGGAAATCGTCAACCATATCGGGGTTGAAATGGGAAAGTCGACTGTCAAACGATTCAGCGATGGGGAAATCCAGATCAATATTGAAGAAAGCATCCGCGGCTGTGATGTGTATGTCATCCAATCCACATCTTCACCGGTGAATGAGCATATCATGGAGCTGCTCATTATGATTGATGCACTGAAACGCGCTTCAGCCAAATCAATCAACGTGGTCATCCCTTATTACGGGTATGCCCGCCAGGACCGCAAAGCAAGGGCACGTGAGCCGATTACTGCCAAGCTGGTTGCTAATCTTCTTGAAACGGCCGGTGCTACACGTGTGATTACACTTGACCTGCATGCACCGCAGATCCAGGGATTCTTCGATATTCCGATTGACCATCTTGTCGGTGTTCCGATTTTATCTGATTTCTTTAAGAGCAAGAATTTTGATGATATCGTTATCGTTTCTCCTGATCACGGCGGCGTGACGCGCGCGCGCAAGATGGCGGACCGCCTGAAGGCTCCGATTGCAATCATTGATAAGCGCCGTCCGCGGCCGAATGTGGCGGAAGTAATGAACATCGTCGGTAATGTGGAAGGCAGAACGGCTATTCTGATCGATGACATCATCGATACTGCCGGAACAATCACACTGGCTGCCAATGCGCTGATTGAAAACGGGGCGAAGGATGTTTATGCATGCTGTACGCACCCGGTTTTATCTGGGCCTGCTATCGAGCGGATCGGGAATTCCAACATTAAGGAGCTTGTCATCACAAACTCCATCCCGCTTCCTGAGAACAAACGCATCGATAAGATCACCGAGCTGTCTGTTGCGCCGTTAATCAGTGAAGCGATCATCCGCGTTCATGAAGAGCAGTCTGTAAGCACTCTGTTTGATTGA
- a CDS encoding 50S ribosomal protein L25/general stress protein Ctc, whose protein sequence is MAVTLHAKKRDNLNHSTTRKLRDEGNFPAVVYGYKTENQTIYINYADFIKTIREAGRNGILDLQVEGQNSRLSVMLQDYQTEPIKDEILHADFIAVNLKEEVEVEVPVHLTGEAAGVKEGGVVQHTLHNLNVRALPSDLPEYIELDVSALEIGDALQVQDLKKDGKYEILDEQESTIITVLPPQKPEEEEADEEAEAEEESGGQPAESKEDAQQEEVTEEDE, encoded by the coding sequence ATGGCAGTAACGTTACATGCTAAAAAACGCGACAACCTGAATCACTCAACAACAAGAAAGCTGCGTGATGAAGGGAATTTCCCTGCAGTTGTATACGGATATAAAACGGAAAACCAGACGATTTACATTAACTATGCGGATTTTATTAAAACAATAAGGGAAGCGGGCAGAAACGGCATTTTGGACCTTCAAGTCGAGGGCCAAAACAGCAGGCTTTCCGTTATGCTCCAGGATTATCAGACAGAACCGATCAAAGATGAGATCCTTCATGCCGACTTTATTGCGGTTAACTTGAAAGAAGAGGTTGAAGTGGAAGTTCCGGTTCACTTGACCGGGGAAGCCGCAGGTGTAAAAGAAGGCGGCGTGGTCCAGCATACCCTTCATAATCTTAACGTGCGTGCTCTCCCTTCAGACCTGCCGGAATACATTGAACTTGATGTATCCGCACTTGAAATCGGAGATGCATTACAGGTTCAGGACCTGAAAAAAGACGGAAAGTATGAAATCCTTGATGAACAGGAATCCACGATCATCACCGTGCTTCCTCCGCAGAAGCCTGAAGAGGAAGAAGCGGATGAAGAAGCTGAAGCGGAAGAAGAATCCGGTGGACAGCCGGCTGAATCCAAAGAAGATGCTCAGCAGGAAGAAGTTACAGAAGAAGATGAGTAA